In Drosophila subpulchrella strain 33 F10 #4 breed RU33 chromosome X, RU_Dsub_v1.1 Primary Assembly, whole genome shotgun sequence, the DNA window AGGTAGTCCCGCCATAATCAGCAGAGCTGGCAACCCTGCCACCATCGAACTGCACCGCCAAACTATCGATAGCAAACGGTGTGAGGAGTAGTCGATTCGATTGGATTCGACGCCTAGAGTCGTCAGCTGTTTTCACtagtttcgtttcgtttcgttttgtttttgatGTGTGCTTCGTCTTTTTCGTTTATTATTTGTGCTAATCCAAAACTGCGCTCTCCATTCGGCTCTCTCACGCTTGGAAAAGAGTGAAAAAGAGCGTCGCCCACGCAGCACGCTCGTTTTGTGTGAGGTTTTTGCTCTCAATCTCAGACTCAACCTCATTGTCAGTTTCACTTTCATTCGTCTTCGATCGTCAAGTGCAAATAAGTCAAATATTAGCCAGCCACCAAAACACACATACATGTGCACATCCATAATTTGTATCTATCCATAATACATTTTGGTGTGTTATTTTGAAGGTACATCAGAACAGTtttcgatataagtgcatcCTTTTGGCTTTAACCCACCGAATTCCGAAAAGCACACACAAAAATACACGATATCTTTGAGTAATGCTCCTGGATTTATCCTCATCCCGCATCAGGCATAGAAAATCATTCACCATACGCCAATTAAACCCAGTACAACAGCACTTTTATGTTAAAATACTCCACTAATTTCATGTTTCGCCAcgccacaacaacaacaaacagcagctacagcagcaacaacaacagcagaagCGGGAACAGCTGATCAGCAGCCCCAAAAGCGCCAGGAAGAAGTGGATGAAGCAGAACGAGGAGCCCCATCCTCGCCAAGCAAGGAGTCTAATCAAATTTCAGGCAGCTACAGCAGTTCCATCGACGACGACTACGACGAGGAGGATCAAGTAGGAACATTACCCCCGCCCTCGATCACCAAAAGGACACCCAACCTCCTGCTCCCGCCCCGCCCAcagccaccaccaccactacCACCCCGCTCCACATCTTCGCCCTACACAGACGACTTGTGCACCTGCTGCAACTGTGCCTACTCCAGCGCCTCCGCatccgcctcctcctcctccgcctcgtCCACATCCTCATCATCCAACTCGAGTGCATCCCCAAGCGCATCCGCCGTTGCCAAGCAGCTAGCCCGATCCGTGACCGCCACCAGCATCATGGACATGCCGTACAACACCTCGCCGTCTCTACGCGTGCGCACCACCTCGCTGAATCAGCTGAAGAAGACGGCCGATCTGGCCATCGAGAATGAGCTGCACGTCTGCCCGTCGGTGATGTCCGAGGAGCTGCGCAAGCTGCTCCCGCCCACCTCGGAAACGGTAATGACCAAGCCCTTCCCCATCCGCGGCGAACGCACCATCGCCGATTGCACCACACCGCATGTGATCGCCATGGTGGGCCTGCCGGCGCGCGGCAAGACCTTCATCTCCAAGAAGCTGGCGCGCTACCTCAACTGGATCGggatcgcaacgcgtgtattcAATCTGGGCGAGTACAGGCGGCATGCGACCACCGCCTACAAGTCACACGAGTTCTTTCGCGCCGACAACGAGGAGGCGATGGCCATCCGCAACCGGTGCGCCAATCAGGCGCTCCACGACTCCTGCGAGTGGCTGCTGAGCGGCCAGGGCAGCATCGCCGTCTTCGATGCCACCAATTCGACGCGCGACCGCCGACAGCTGATACACGACATTGTGGTGAAGCAGCACGGCTTTCGCCTCTTCTTCGTCGAGTCGATCTGCGACGATCCGCAGATCATTGAGCAGAACATTCTGGAGGTCAAGGTCAGCTCGCCGGATTACCTTAATATGAACACCGAGCTGGTGGTGCGGGACTTCCTGCAGCGCATCGAGCACTACGAGGAGCGCTATCAGCCCATCGACGAGGTCACCGAAGCCCATCTCAGCTTCATGAAGGTCTACAATGCCGGCAAGAAGGTGGTCGTCTACAACAACGAGGGCCACGTGGAGTCGCGCATCGTCTACTACCTGATGAACATTCACATAACGCCGCGCACCATCTACCTGACGCGCCACGGCGAGAGCGAGTACAATCTGAGCGGCCTGATTGGCGGCGACTCGAATCTGAGCACCCGCGGGCATCAGTATGCGAATGCCCTGTCGACGTTCATTGCCCAGCAGCAGATCGACGGACTGCGCGTGTGGACGTCGTGGATGAAGCGAGCCATCCAGACGGTGGCCGATGTGAAGGCCCCGCAGGAGCGCTGGAAGGCACTCAACGAGATCGATGCCGGCCACTGCGAGGAGATGACGTACGAGCAGATCAAGGAGAAGTTCCCCGAGGAGTTCAAGGCGCGCGATGTGAACAAGTTCGCCTATCGCTATCCGCGCGGCGAGAGCTACGAGGATTTGGTGGCCCGACTGGAGCCGGTCATCATGGAGCTGGAGCGACAGGGCAATGTGCTGGTCGTGTCGCACCAGGCGGTGCTGCGCTGCCTCTTTGCCTACTTCCTGGACAAGTCCGCCGACGAGCTGCCCTACCTGTATGTCCCGCTGCACACGGTCATCAAGCTAACGCCGGTGGCCTACGGCTGCAAGGTGGAGCACATCAAGTTGCCCATCGATGCGGTGGACACGCACCGTCCGAAGCCGAAGATACCCGGCGATGTAAGCGAACCGGGACTGGACGGACTCAGCGGCGAGCTGGTGGCACCCGATGGCGTCGGCAAGGTGCTCATTGTGGGCGACGATGTGGCGACGGCCACGAACGGCAATGGCGGGCGCGTCGATATCCAGGCGCACCAATGACGGCGTCGCCTGCGTCCCGAGCACCCACATCCACCTCCGAAATCCAAGACAATCTAAGCACGGCTGCTGGAACGGCTACGGCTGCCCCAAAGACACTAGACAACACCCCCTCTTAATCCCAGATCCCAGATCCCAGATCCCGCATCCCAATTCTTCCCCCCCCAATCCCATACCGAGAAGCCCAACGGAGACGGACAAAGATACGGACATGGTCATGTCATGCCAGAGTAGCAATGACAactgctcctgctccttctGCTAGGATGTGGTGGCACTTCTACTTAATGTGGCATCGGAGGACTGCATATGAAATTGTGATTGATCCATTGCGCTGTTTTATTATGTACTTTAATGAacgattaaatattttacaaatgtTTTAGAACATCtacattgataaaaaaaaaaaacaaaaaacaaaatatacattcAGACTTAAATACCTAGatttacatatatgtatgtacgaTGCTTAATTGGATGTGATTAGTTACCCTAGCCACACACGCAGGCGGTGGGCATCTCCTCCATGTGTTGAGAAACCTGTTCCATCACTACTGTAGTATCCAAATTCCCGAAATGTGTTTTTATCTGCTTCGATTTCCATTTTTTACCAGTAGTTTTGAGCTAATTTTGCAGCTAAACAAGAGGATAAATTCACGGATTCCATTCGCACTTTTATATCCTATGTATATGTTTGCTCGAAAATGTATGTTCGTGTGGAATAAATATTGTAACTACTAATGCTATCAGTCCTAATCAACAATAAATAACGATTTATCAAAAGAACCCACGCAAAACGCAAATTGTTTCATTACCGTGTATCAGGTGTATTTAggaatatataattaaaactgCAATGAAGGAAAGAAATATAAGGTACTCATAATTTGGAATTtagtatatatataagatataaaaTTAATCTAAGGTTCTCTAAAGCGGGTAGCTACGCCGGCTTTAGACGATACCTTTTATTGATTCCATACAAGTCGAAATTTGGGTTTTctatacaatattttaaatttgattcaAGCCGGCAAATATTGGCACAGCTTTGTAGTTAATCGAAATCGGGCACTCTAAACAATCAGATTTTTGCCATAAGGATGATTTCCATCCTATTCGATAGTCAGATGGTACATATATGTAGCCTTTTGACAGCTGTCAAAGTTTTGGCGTGCCATTTTTCTTTTCGAGGAAAGTCTTTCGAGCACATACTCATTTTACCTTCGCTGGCTTTCAGCTGCCGGGAGGAGTATTGGAATGTCTCCTCGCCCTTGTCCGCTAGGATCACATCTATCGCACCGAGCCCACGAACAAACCCAGAGACAACGAAGATCCAGGACACCTCCCGACTCGGCAGAATGCCCCGCTTCCGCAACGAGGAGCCGGAGCAGTCGCCCTACAGCGATGGCGACGTGGTCTGGGTCAAGATCCACAACACCGAGATCTGGTGGCCCGGCGAAGTGACCCTGTCGCAGGACTTTCGGTTCGTCAACTCCAACCGCCCGCCATTCGCAGTTGTGGCGTTCTTCAATGAGAAGACCTTGTAAGTTCCATTCTCTTCTCTTTCCTATTGATACGAAGATTCTAATCCCTCCTGCAATTACCAATTCGTGCACAGCGAGCAAGTCAGATCGTCAAAACTGATTTATCCCTTTCAATGCGCTCACAAGGAGGAGTTCATCAAACGCGGCACC includes these proteins:
- the LOC119556072 gene encoding 6-phosphofructo-2-kinase/fructose-2,6-bisphosphatase 1-like isoform X3, producing MAQSTALYAGYKPLSQIQIQVPTQTQNPTATDPDLAMDPMSATAATTTAEAGTADQQPQKRQEEVDEAERGAPSSPSKESNQISGSYSSSIDDDYDEEDQVGTLPPPSITKRTPNLLLPPRPQPPPPLPPRSTSSPYTDDLCTCCNCAYSSASASASSSSASSTSSSSNSSASPSASAVAKQLARSVTATSIMDMPYNTSPSLRVRTTSLNQLKKTADLAIENELHVCPSVMSEELRKLLPPTSETVMTKPFPIRGERTIADCTTPHVIAMVGLPARGKTFISKKLARYLNWIGIATRVFNLGEYRRHATTAYKSHEFFRADNEEAMAIRNRCANQALHDSCEWLLSGQGSIAVFDATNSTRDRRQLIHDIVVKQHGFRLFFVESICDDPQIIEQNILEVKVSSPDYLNMNTELVVRDFLQRIEHYEERYQPIDEVTEAHLSFMKVYNAGKKVVVYNNEGHVESRIVYYLMNIHITPRTIYLTRHGESEYNLSGLIGGDSNLSTRGHQYANALSTFIAQQQIDGLRVWTSWMKRAIQTVADVKAPQERWKALNEIDAGHCEEMTYEQIKEKFPEEFKARDVNKFAYRYPRGESYEDLVARLEPVIMELERQGNVLVVSHQAVLRCLFAYFLDKSADELPYLYVPLHTVIKLTPVAYGCKVEHIKLPIDAVDTHRPKPKIPGDVSEPGLDGLSGELVAPDGVGKVLIVGDDVATATNGNGGRVDIQAHQ
- the LOC119556072 gene encoding 6-phosphofructo-2-kinase/fructose-2,6-bisphosphatase 1-like isoform X4, which gives rise to MAQSTALYAGYKPLSQIQIQVPTQTQNPTATDPDLAMDPMSTAATTTAEAGTADQQPQKRQEEVDEAERGAPSSPSKESNQISGSYSSSIDDDYDEEDQVGTLPPPSITKRTPNLLLPPRPQPPPPLPPRSTSSPYTDDLCTCCNCAYSSASASASSSSASSTSSSSNSSASPSASAVAKQLARSVTATSIMDMPYNTSPSLRVRTTSLNQLKKTADLAIENELHVCPSVMSEELRKLLPPTSETVMTKPFPIRGERTIADCTTPHVIAMVGLPARGKTFISKKLARYLNWIGIATRVFNLGEYRRHATTAYKSHEFFRADNEEAMAIRNRCANQALHDSCEWLLSGQGSIAVFDATNSTRDRRQLIHDIVVKQHGFRLFFVESICDDPQIIEQNILEVKVSSPDYLNMNTELVVRDFLQRIEHYEERYQPIDEVTEAHLSFMKVYNAGKKVVVYNNEGHVESRIVYYLMNIHITPRTIYLTRHGESEYNLSGLIGGDSNLSTRGHQYANALSTFIAQQQIDGLRVWTSWMKRAIQTVADVKAPQERWKALNEIDAGHCEEMTYEQIKEKFPEEFKARDVNKFAYRYPRGESYEDLVARLEPVIMELERQGNVLVVSHQAVLRCLFAYFLDKSADELPYLYVPLHTVIKLTPVAYGCKVEHIKLPIDAVDTHRPKPKIPGDVSEPGLDGLSGELVAPDGVGKVLIVGDDVATATNGNGGRVDIQAHQ
- the LOC119556072 gene encoding 6-phosphofructo-2-kinase/fructose-2,6-bisphosphatase 1-like isoform X5, whose product is MDMPYNTSPSLRVRTTSLNQLKKTADLAIENELHVCPSVMSEELRKLLPPTSETVMTKPFPIRGERTIADCTTPHVIAMVGLPARGKTFISKKLARYLNWIGIATRVFNLGEYRRHATTAYKSHEFFRADNEEAMAIRNRCANQALHDSCEWLLSGQGSIAVFDATNSTRDRRQLIHDIVVKQHGFRLFFVESICDDPQIIEQNILEVKVSSPDYLNMNTELVVRDFLQRIEHYEERYQPIDEVTEAHLSFMKVYNAGKKVVVYNNEGHVESRIVYYLMNIHITPRTIYLTRHGESEYNLSGLIGGDSNLSTRGHQYANALSTFIAQQQIDGLRVWTSWMKRAIQTVADVKAPQERWKALNEIDAGHCEEMTYEQIKEKFPEEFKARDVNKFAYRYPRGESYEDLVARLEPVIMELERQGNVLVVSHQAVLRCLFAYFLDKSADELPYLYVPLHTVIKLTPVAYGCKVEHIKLPIDAVDTHRPKPKIPGDVSEPGLDGLSGELVAPDGVGKVLIVGDDVATATNGNGGRVDIQAHQ